A window of the Salvelinus fontinalis isolate EN_2023a chromosome 14, ASM2944872v1, whole genome shotgun sequence genome harbors these coding sequences:
- the LOC129811005 gene encoding G-protein coupled receptor 52-like → MNQSALTTDLVPTANSSLVGPDPNHSCPLGWGQNEGLEACVLETAVIVLLTVLIIAGNLTVIFVFHCAPLLHHYTTSYFIQTMAYADLLVGLSCLVPTLSLLHYPASVQEPITCQVFSYVISVLKSVSMACLACISVDRYLAITKPLSYNQLVTPCRLRGCIALIWVYSSLVFLPSFFGWGKPGYHGDIFEWCAHSWPTSALFTGFVVCLLYAPAALVVCFTYFHIFRICQQHNREISERRARFPSQEMEAGEGGGSGSGGGNHAGQGPDRRYAMVLFRITSVFYMLWLPYIIYFLLESSHVLDSPALSFVTTWLAISNSFCNCVIYSLSNSVFRLGMRRLSQTLCSFSHCAADDRDFGEPKPRKRPKSCSI, encoded by the coding sequence ATGAACCAGTCAGCGTTGACGACAGACCTGGTTCCCACTGCCAACAGCAGCCTGGTGGGCCCAGACCCCAACCACTCCTGTCCCCTGGGCTGGGGCCAGAATGAGGGTCTGGAGGCCTGTGTCTTGGAGACTGCGGTCATCGTTCTGCTCACGGTGCTCATCATTGCCGGGAACCTGACGGTGATCTTCGTGTTCCACTGCGCCCCCCTGCTGCACCACTATACCACCAGCTACTTCATCCAGACTATGGCCTACGCCGACCTGCTGGTGGGCCTCAGCTGCCTGGTGCCCACCCTGTCCCTGCTGCACTACCCGGCCAGCGTCCAGGAGCCCATCACCTGCCAGGTCTTCAGCTATGTCatctcggtgctcaagagcgtcTCAATGGCCTGTCTGGCCTGCATCAGCGTGGATCGCTACCTGGCCATCACCAAACCCCTGTCCTACAACCAGCTGGTGACGCCGTGCCGGCTCCGCGGTTGCATTGCCCTCATCTGGGTCTACTCCAGCCTGGTCTTTCTGCCCTCTTTCTTTGGCTGGGGAAAGCCGGGTTACCACGGGGACATCTTTGAGTGGTGCGCCCACTCCTGGCCCACCTCGGCGCTCTTCACAGGCTTTGTGGTATGCCTACTGTACGCGCCCGCGGCCCTGGTAGTCTGCTTCACCTACTTCCACATCTTCCGCATCTGCCAGCAGCACAACCGGGAGATCAGTGAGAGGCGGGCACGCTTCCCCAGCCAGGAGATGGAGGCTGGGGAGGGTGGTGGCAGTGGCAGCGGCGGGGGGAACCACGCAGGTCAAGGGCCTGACAGGCGCTACGCCATGGTGCTATTCCGCATCACCAGCGTCTTCTACATGCTTTGGCTGCCCTACATAATCTATTTCCTGTTGGAGAGCTCCCACGTGCTGGACAGTCCCGCCCTGTCCTTTGTAACAACCTGGTTGGCCATCAGCAACAGCTTCTGCAACTGCGTCATCTACAGCCTGTCCAACAGTGTGTTCCGCCTGGGCATGCGCCGCCTCTCGCAGACACTCTGTTCCTTCAGCCACTGTGCTGCCGACGACAGGGACTTTGGCGAACCCAAACCAAGGAAGAGGCCAAAGTCCTGCTCCATCTGA